Proteins encoded together in one Tripterygium wilfordii isolate XIE 37 chromosome 14, ASM1340144v1, whole genome shotgun sequence window:
- the LOC120015662 gene encoding histone-lysine N-methyltransferase CLF has translation MLLGTPLGFQHGPPNSLAFLSPLHPHDSDPDPDPEPLSRFGFLPVFLPPSPSMASTSRSELPLDLTGTKPHETSPTIEEISSLIGSLKKQFGDLHQVSIKNKMEENRQKLIAVTNHLYTSSKERRNSRFSDSDSNVDLLTKRQKDALVKHSGNNVSNEDNDGHNPHDDGHASAAVLLGSSIPVRSAVRPVKLTEVKKLPPYTTWIFLDRNQRMTEDQSVVGRRRIYYDQNGGEALICSDSEEEAIEEEEEKRDFAEFEDYILRMTIKEVGISNVVLEALANCFSRSSDEVKARYEVIVKEENGSNEAPIMNAFLDKDVDAALDSFDNLFCRRCLVFDCRLHGCSQDLVFPAEKPPAWSHPDEENVPCGPQCYRMAERNAMVNSPTKCDIDDNLVCLSAGAGTLASSRKKSCGPSTRKKGKSCPSESASSNAKNVSESSGSEIGPQQESTSTAHLSPLKTKLAGKGGTSRRNTKRIAERVLLCMQKRQKKMVASDSDSMVSGRFSQNDIKLRSCSRKGNKDAASSSHKKAKSLTTGRSRRKDLPVQDSHTLVEGEAAGGPSSDMITDPLTCSSDDTLTKEEFVDENIFKQELSDYKSWKAVEKGLFEKGVEIFGMKSCLIARNLLNGLKTCWEVYQYMTCSENRLSCLGGEGANSLGEGYSKFEFNGAMGNNEVRRRSRFLRRRGKVRRLKYTWKSAAYHSIRKRISERKDQPCRQYNPCGCQTACGKQCACLINGTCCEKYCGCPKSCKNRFRGCHCAKSQCRSRQCPCFAADRECDPDVCRNCWVSCGDGSLGVPNQRGDNYECRNMKLLLKQQQRVLLGRSDVSGWGAFLKNSVGKHEYLGEYTGELISHREADKRGKIYDRENSSFLFNLNDQFVLDAYRKGDKLKFANHSPDPNCYAKVIMVAGDHRVGIFAKERISSGEELFYDYRYEPDRAPAWARKPEASGSKKEDGAHSSGRAKKLA, from the exons ATGTTATTGGGCACTCCCTTAGGGTTTCAACACGGCCCGCCAAATTCTCTCGCTTTTTTATCTCCTCTTCATCCGCATGATTCGGATCCTGATCCTGATCCGGAGCCCCTTTCTCGATTCGGGTTTCTGCCTGTTTTTCTCCCTCCATCCCCGTCAATGGCGTCCACCAGCAGATCGGAGCTCCCATTGGACCTTACG GGGACAAAACCACATGAGACATCTCCAACTATTGAGGAGATCTCGTCTCTTATAGGTTCTTTGAAGAAGCAATTTGGGGATTTGCACCAAGTTTCGATTAAG AATAAGATGGAAGAGAATAGGCAGAAGCTGATTGCTGTTACAAACCATCTCTATACATcgtcaaaagaaagaagaaattccCGGTTTAGCGATAGTGACAGTAATGTAGATCTATTGACAAAGAGGCAGAAAGATGCACTTGTTAAGCACAGTGGTAACAATGTAAGTAATGAAGACAACGATGGCCATAACCCTCATGATGATGGTCATGCTTCTGCAGCCGTTCTTTTAGGATCCAGTATTCCAGTTAGGAGTGCTGTTCGGCCCGTTAAGCTCACAGAAGTGAAAAAACTACCACCTTATACTACATGGATTTTTTTAGACAG AAACCAAAGAATGACCGAGGATCAATCGGTGGTGGGTCGAAGGAGAATTTATTATGACCAAAATGGTGGTGAAGCACTAATATGTAGTGACAGTGAGGAGGAagcaattgaagaagaagaggaaaagagaGATTTTGCAGAGTTTGAAGATTATATTCTTCG GATGACCATAAAAGAAGTTGGCATATCCAATGTTGTGCTGGAAGCACTAGCAAATTGCTTTTCTAGAAGCTCAGATGAAGTCAAG GCAAGATATGAAGTTATTGTTAAGGAAGAGAATGGGAGTAATGAGGCACCAATTATGAATGCCTTTCTGGACAAAGATGTTGATGCAGCTCTGGATTCTTTTGACAACCTATTCTGTCGTCGATGTCTT GTATTTGATTGCAGATTACATGGATGTTCGCAAGATCTTGTTTTTCCT GCTGAGAAACCACCTGCGTGGAGTCATCCAGACGAGGAAAATGTACCATGTGGTCCACAATGCTATAGAATG GCAGAAAGAAATGCTATGGTGAATTCTCCAACGAAGTGTGATATTGATGATAATTTGGTGTGTTTATCTGCTGGTGCTGGCACTCTGGCATCATCTAGGAAGAAGTCTTGTGGTCCATCCACTAGAAAGAAGGGAAAGTCCTGTCCAAGTGAAAGTGCTTCATCAAATGCTAAAAACGTTTCAGAGAGCAGTGGCTCTGAGATTGGACCTCAGCAGGAAAGCACTTCTACCGCCCACTTGTCACCCCTCAAGACTAAGCTTGCTGGAAAGGGTGGAACTTCTAGGAGGAACACTAAACGTATTGCTGAACGTGTTCTACTATGCATgcagaaaagacaaaagaagatGGTGGCTTCTGATTCTGATTCCATGGTGAGTGGACGTTTCTCGCAAAATGATATCAAATTAAGGTCTTGTTCTCGTAAAGGCAACAAAGATGCTGCTTCTTCTTCACATAAGAAAGCAAAATCTCTAACCACTGGAAGGTCTCGGAGGAAGGATTTGCCAGTTCAGGATAGTCATACTTTAGTAGAGGGTGAAGCTGCTGGGGGTCCGTCAAGTGATATGATCACAGATCCACTAACGTGCAGCAGTGATGACACATTGACGAAAGAAGAGTTTGTAGATGAGAACATCTTTAAACAAGAATTAAGTGACTATAAATCTTGGAAAGCTGTTGAGAAAGGCCTTTTTGAGAAAGGTGTTGAGATTTTTGGCATGAAAAG CTGCTTAATTGCTAGAAACCTTCTAAATGGCCTGAAGACATGTTGGGAAGTTTATCAATATATGACTTGCTCTGAGAATAGGCTATCCTGTCTAGGGGGTGAGGGAGCAAATTCCCTTGGTGAAGGCTATTCCAAGTTTGAATTTAATGGAGCTATG GGCAACAATGAAGTAAGAAGAAGATCAAGGTTTTTGCGTAGGAGGGGCAAAGTTCGTCGCTTGAAATATACTTGGAAGTCTGCCGCCTACCATTCCATTAGGAAGCGGATTTCAGAGAGGAAAGACCAGCCATGCCGGCAGTATAATCCATGCGGTTGCCAAACTGCTTGTGGAAAACAGTGTGCATGTCTTATAAACGGGACTTGCTGTGAGAAGTATTGTGG ATGTCCTAAGAGTTGCAAAAATCGATTTAGAGGCTGTCATTGTGCTAAAAGTCAATGTCGAAGTCGTCAATGTCCGTGCTTTGCTGCAGACAGGGAATGTGATCCAGACGTGTGTAGGAACTGCTGGGTCAG TTGTGGTGATGGTAGTCTTGGGGTGCCCAATCAACGAGGGGATAATTATGAGTGCCGGAATATGAAGCTTCTTCTCAAACAACAACAGAGG GTTCTGCTTGGAAGGTCTGATGTATCTGGCTGGGGCGCTTTTCTAAAG AATAGTGTTGGCAAACATGAATACCTCGGAGAGTACACTGGCGAGCTGATTTCGCACCGGGAAGCAGATAAGCGTGGAAAGATCTATGACCGTGAAAACTCATCATTTCTCTTCAATCTGAATGATCAG TTTGTTCTTGACGCTTATAGGAAGGGAGACAAATTGAAGTTTGCCAACCATTCTCCTGATCCAAATTGCTATGCTAAG GTTATTATGGTAGCAGGTGATCACAGAGTGGGCATATTTGCCAAGGAGCGAATAAGTTCAGGAGAGGAGCTGTTCTATGATTATCGCTATGAGCCAGACAGAGCTCCTGCTTGGGCTAGGAAGCCAGAGGCATCTGGCTCCAAAAAGGAAGATGGTGCTCATTCAAGTGGTCGAGCTAAGAAACTTGCATGA
- the LOC120014940 gene encoding uncharacterized acetyltransferase At3g50280-like: MEVILISTSTVKAETSPQPISKIELTPWDLQLLPLQTIQKGLLFHKPKPPQETNSLIQHLKTSLSRTLYFFPPLAGHLSIIEHKDNRISFSIDCNNTGVLFVHTVADGVTIADILEPIYVPSLLYSFFTLNGVRNYEGVSKPVFGVQVTELVDGIFIGCSANHVVADGPTFWNFFNSWAEISRGFNVLSKPPSFNREFLDGLDCPIRIPFSIAHKKSSLTSLEPLHLQDRIFHFSKEKIGELKSRANAEIGTSSISSLQSLLAHIWRSFTRSCDGLHPDQETCIYLAIGARSRVKSIPQQYFGNALQYEATTSKVSDILERGLGYAAFEMNKMIALHTEETLWNSFESWIRNPCPLLKKVLKTGTLATSSSPLYDIYGNDFGWGRPIAVRSGVANKSRGKITVFPGAEEGSVDIEASLPPAILQAMASDAEFMNAVSI, encoded by the coding sequence ATGGAGGTTATATTAATCTCAACCAGTACAGTTAAAGCAGAAACTAGCCCACAGCCAATTAGCAAAATTGAATTGACTCCATGGGATCTCCAGCTCCTCCCACTACAGACCATTCAAAAGGGACTACTGTTTCACAAACCCAAACCACCGCAAGAGACAAATAGCTTAATCCAGCATCTTAAAACCTCCCTCTCCCGCACACTCTACTTCTTTCCCCCACTTGCAGGTCACCTTTCCATCATCGAACACAAAGACAACAGAATCTCCTTTTCCATTGATTGCAATAATACTGGAGTCCTTTTTGTTCATACTGTAGCTGATGGTGTGACTATTGCTGATATCCTGGAACCCATATATGTTCCGAGTCTACTATACTCATTTTTCACATTAAATGGCGTTAGAAATTATGAGGGTGTTTCGAAACCTGTATTTGGAGTACAGGTGACTGAGCTTGTGGATGGTATCTTTATTGGTTGTAGTGCCAACCATGTTGTTGCTGATGGCCCAACGTTTTGGAATTTCTTCAACTCTTGGGCTGAAATCTCTCGAGGGTTTAATGTATTATCAAAGCCGCCTTCTTTTAATCGTGAGTTTCTAGATGGTCTTGATTGTCCCATTCGCATTCCCTTCTCAATTGCTCACAAGAAGAGTTCCTTGACATCTCTTGAACCTCTGCATTTGCAAGACAGAATATTTCATTTCAGTAAAGAAAAAATTGGTGAACTCAAATCAAGAGCGAATGCTGAGATTGGGACTAGTAGCATCTCCTCTCTACAATCACTTCTGGCTCATATTTGGCGATCTTTCACTCGCAGCTGTGATGGACTTCATCCTGATCAAGAGACATGCATTTATTTAGCAATTGGAGCGAGATCAAGAGTAAAGTCAATACCTCAGCAGTATTTTGGAAATGCACTTCAGTATGAGGCTACAACTTCAAAAGTGAGCGACATACTTGAGCGTGGACTTGGCTATGCGGCTTTCGAAATGAACAAGATGATTGCATTGCACACAGAAGAGACGTTATGGAACTCTTTCGAGTCTTGGATAAGAAACCCATGTCCACTGTTGAAGAAAGTCCTCAAAACTGGTACTTTGGCCACAAGCAGTTCACCGCTCTATGATATTTATGGCAATGACTTTGGTTGGGGAAGGCCAATTGCAGTGAGAAGTGGGGTTGCAAACAAGTCCAGGGGGAAAATAACAGTATTTCCAGGAGCAGAGGAAGGGAGTGTGGACATCGAAGCTTCTCTTCCACCCGCAATATTGCAGGCTATGGCAAGTGATGCAGAGTTCATGAATGCTGTCTCCATCTAA
- the LOC120014939 gene encoding uncharacterized acetyltransferase At3g50280-like: MEIILISTSTVKVETSPQPISKIELTPWDLRLLPLETIQKGLLFHKPKPPQETNSLIQHLKTSLSRTLCFFPPLAGRLSIIEHEDNTSSFSIDCNNSGVPFVHAVGDGVTIADILEPIYVPSLLYSFFTLNGVKNYEGVSKPVFGVQVTELVDGIFIGCTANHVVADGPTFWNFFNSWAEISRGFNVLSKPPSFNREFLDGLDCPIRIPFSIDHKKSYLTSADPLHLRDRVFHFSKEKICELKSRANAEIGTSSISSLQSLLAHIWRSFTRSCDGLHPDQETCIYLAIGARSRVKSIPQQYFGNAVQFEATTSKVSDILERGLGYAAFEMNKMIALHTEEKLWNSFESWIRNPSPMLEKLDKTGNLGTSSSPRYDVYGNDFGWGRPIAVRSGVANKSRGKITVFPGAEEGSVDIEACLPLEILQAMASDAEFMNAVSI, encoded by the coding sequence ATGGAGATTATATTAATCTCAACCAGTACAGTTAAAGTGGAAACTAGCCCACAGCCAATTAGCAAAATTGAATTGACTCCATGGGATCTCCGGCTCCTCCCACTAGAGACCATTCAAAAGGGACTACTATTTCACAAACCCAAACCACCGCAAGAGACAAATAGCTTAATCCAGCATCTTAAAACCTCCCTCTCCCGCACGCTCTGCTTCTTTCCCCCACTTGCAGGTCGCCTTTCCATCATCGAACACGAAGACAACACAAGCTCCTTTTCCATTGATTGCAATAATTCTGGAGTCCCTTTTGTTCATGCTGTAGGTGATGGTGTGACAATTGCTGATATCCTGGAACCCATATATGTTCCGAGTCTACTATACTCATTTTTCACATTGAATGGCGTTAAGAATTATGAGGGTGTTTCGAAACCTGTATTTGGAGTACAGGTGACTGAGCTTGTGGATGGTATCTTTATTGGTTGCACTGCCAACCATGTTGTTGCTGATGGCCCAACATTTTGGAATTTCTTCAACTCTTGGGCTGAAATCTCTCGAGGGTTTAATGTATTATCAAAGCCGCCTTCTTTTAATCGCGAGTTTCTAGATGGTCTTGATTGTCCCATTCGCATTCCCTTCTCAATTGATCACAAGAAGAGTTACTTGACATCTGCTGATCCTCTGCATTTGCGAGACAGAGTATTTCATTTCAGTAAAGAAAAAATTTGTGAACTCAAATCAAGAGCGAATGCTGAGATTGGGACTAGTAGCATCTCCTCTCTACAGTCACTTCTGGCTCATATTTGGCGATCTTTCACTCGCAGCTGTGATGGACTTCATCCTGATCAAGAGACATGCATTTATTTAGCAATTGGAGCCAGATCAAGAGTAAAGTCAATACCTCAGCAGTATTTTGGAAATGCAGTTCAGTTTGAAGCTACAACTTCAAAAGTGAGCGACATACTTGAGCGTGGACTTGGCTATGCGGCTTTCGAAATGAACAAGATGATTGCATTGCACACAGAAGAGAAGTTGTGGAACTCTTTCGAGTCTTGGATAAGAAACCCATCTCCAATGTTGGAGAAACTTGACAAAACTGGTAATTTGGGCACAAGCAGTTCACCGCGCTATGATGTTTATGGCAATGACTTTGGGTGGGGAAGGCCAATTGCAGTGAGAAGTGGGGTTGCAAACAAGTCCAGGGGGAAAATAACAGTATTTCCAGGAGCAGAGGAAGGGAGTGTGGACATCGAAGCTTGTCTTCCACTTGAAATATTGCAGGCTATGGCAAGTGATGCAGAGTTCATGAATGCTGTCTCCATCTAA
- the LOC120014941 gene encoding protein IN CHLOROPLAST ATPASE BIOGENESIS, chloroplastic-like isoform X1, whose translation MRVGGGVANGCPSATSLLLGRGGARLRYFSSCSADGEHISFIKDVAATQPPKHLPHLLRMLKTSGESIISPGAKQGIIPLAIPLAKNSSGVMTALLRWPTAPPGMEMPVVEIRKHGVWLLAKNVDQLIHRILVEEDAKNSLKDNGELFLAAADAGENLYMKGDFAKSNITDLDVYLLRKVGLFPDVLERKVIGHFEKGDRVSAMVTGEFYARKEHFSGFARPFAFNAEVLLKVGRKLEAKDAARGALKSPWWTLGCKYQEVAQIAEWEDEQIEYLKEKVTEEGMQEDLNKGKPLAQIALDKAAFLLDLASVEGTWDESVEQIAECYKEAGLHDISKFVQYNEVSQ comes from the exons ATGCGTGTAGGCGGCGGGGTGGCCAATGGATGCCCAAGCGCCACCTCTCTGCTCCTTGGTCGCGGCGGAGCTCGTCTTCGCTACTTTTCTTCTTGTTCGGCTGATGGTG AACATATATCTTTTATCAAAGATGTGGCTGCAACTCAGCCTCCCAAGCATTTGCCTCATCTGTTGAGAATGCTCAAAACAAGTG GTGAGTCAATTATTTCTCCTGGAGCCAAACAAGGGATAATACCCCTTGCCATCCCATTGGCAAAGAACAGCTCAG GTGTTATGACTGCCCTACTAAGGTGGCCAACAGCTCCGCCTGG GATGGAGATGCCAGTTGTGGAGATCCGTAAACATGGAGTTTGGCTCCTGGCAAAGAAT GTGGATCAATTGATTCACAGAATCCTGGTTGAAGAAGATGCCAAGAACTCATTGAAAGACAATGGTGAACTATTTCTTGCTGCAGCTGATGCTGGGGAGAATCTTTATATGAAGGGTGACTTTGCCAAATCTAACATTACTGATTTGGATGTCTATCTTTTGAGAAAG GTTGGTCTATTTCCAGATGTTTTGGAGCGCAAAGTGATCGGACATTTTGAGAAAGGAGACCGT GTGTCGGCCATGGTGACGGGAGAATTTTATGCAAGGAAGGAGCATTTTTCAGGATTTGCACGGCCTTTTGCATTTAATGCAGAGGTTTTACTGAA GGTTGGGCGCAAGTTAGAAGCTAAAGATGCTGCCAGAGGCGCTCTAAAATCTCCATGGTGGACCTTAGGTTGCAAGTACCAG GAAGTTGCTCAAATAGCTGAATGGGAGGATGAGCAAATTGAGTATCTGAAAGAAAAGGTGACAGAAGAAGGAATGCAAGAAGACCTTAACAAGGGCAAGCCACTCGCCCAG ATCGCATTGGACAAAGCTGCCTTTTTGTTGGATTTAGCTTCTGTTGAAGGGACATGGGACGAATCTGTTGAGCAAATTGCTGAATGTTACAAGGAGGCAGGACTCCATGATATTTCAAAATTTGTGCAATACAACGAAGTATCTCAATAG
- the LOC120014941 gene encoding protein IN CHLOROPLAST ATPASE BIOGENESIS, chloroplastic-like isoform X2, with protein sequence MRVGGGVANGCPSATSLLLGRGGARLRYFSSCSADEHISFIKDVAATQPPKHLPHLLRMLKTSGESIISPGAKQGIIPLAIPLAKNSSGVMTALLRWPTAPPGMEMPVVEIRKHGVWLLAKNVDQLIHRILVEEDAKNSLKDNGELFLAAADAGENLYMKGDFAKSNITDLDVYLLRKVGLFPDVLERKVIGHFEKGDRVSAMVTGEFYARKEHFSGFARPFAFNAEVLLKVGRKLEAKDAARGALKSPWWTLGCKYQEVAQIAEWEDEQIEYLKEKVTEEGMQEDLNKGKPLAQIALDKAAFLLDLASVEGTWDESVEQIAECYKEAGLHDISKFVQYNEVSQ encoded by the exons ATGCGTGTAGGCGGCGGGGTGGCCAATGGATGCCCAAGCGCCACCTCTCTGCTCCTTGGTCGCGGCGGAGCTCGTCTTCGCTACTTTTCTTCTTGTTCGGCTGATG AACATATATCTTTTATCAAAGATGTGGCTGCAACTCAGCCTCCCAAGCATTTGCCTCATCTGTTGAGAATGCTCAAAACAAGTG GTGAGTCAATTATTTCTCCTGGAGCCAAACAAGGGATAATACCCCTTGCCATCCCATTGGCAAAGAACAGCTCAG GTGTTATGACTGCCCTACTAAGGTGGCCAACAGCTCCGCCTGG GATGGAGATGCCAGTTGTGGAGATCCGTAAACATGGAGTTTGGCTCCTGGCAAAGAAT GTGGATCAATTGATTCACAGAATCCTGGTTGAAGAAGATGCCAAGAACTCATTGAAAGACAATGGTGAACTATTTCTTGCTGCAGCTGATGCTGGGGAGAATCTTTATATGAAGGGTGACTTTGCCAAATCTAACATTACTGATTTGGATGTCTATCTTTTGAGAAAG GTTGGTCTATTTCCAGATGTTTTGGAGCGCAAAGTGATCGGACATTTTGAGAAAGGAGACCGT GTGTCGGCCATGGTGACGGGAGAATTTTATGCAAGGAAGGAGCATTTTTCAGGATTTGCACGGCCTTTTGCATTTAATGCAGAGGTTTTACTGAA GGTTGGGCGCAAGTTAGAAGCTAAAGATGCTGCCAGAGGCGCTCTAAAATCTCCATGGTGGACCTTAGGTTGCAAGTACCAG GAAGTTGCTCAAATAGCTGAATGGGAGGATGAGCAAATTGAGTATCTGAAAGAAAAGGTGACAGAAGAAGGAATGCAAGAAGACCTTAACAAGGGCAAGCCACTCGCCCAG ATCGCATTGGACAAAGCTGCCTTTTTGTTGGATTTAGCTTCTGTTGAAGGGACATGGGACGAATCTGTTGAGCAAATTGCTGAATGTTACAAGGAGGCAGGACTCCATGATATTTCAAAATTTGTGCAATACAACGAAGTATCTCAATAG
- the LOC120015780 gene encoding filament-like plant protein 7, with the protein MDHKTWLWRKKSSEKIIVATEKSNIFTRGNEDEIGLPEKAELESDLKILKHKLSFILSDAKNDIAKKHEKMSQDAITGWETTEEEVISLKQRLDEALQQRVAEEERLTHLDAALKECMQQLRFVREEQEHRIHDAVMKTAREFEKSQKILEDKLSEANKRLSKQGIENTQLSRVLLAKEKLIEDLNKQRTQVEIDFDSLTARLELTEKENSSLKYEVRVLEKELEIRSEEREFSRRTANASQKQHLESAKKIAKLESECQRLRILVRKRLPGPAALARMKNEVETMGRDSEEMMRRKMSSSSSSSMVITPDTPSTKINFLSKQLRSAEEENKTLKESLNRKTNELQCSYAHTASKLSQVELQVEELSEGPTPIESTRNNITSHELSLPFMSDIGSDDKISCAESWGSALISELEHFKNGKQKGSPSIYTVGVSDINLMDDFVEMEKLAIISVDKSSGSPHISHDDSNALISSFETESSGRSSEAKGRQIVPVSECQSGNQETKPNNLIGKIPGWLQDIVKLILDQNSVSRRTPDEILEDIRAALEDINDHGLGDVVDRENIERPDASKPTHLVSCISREQIDNSVAADNSSEVTNVGFSVAEKSNQLSRSDFEKSISKIIEIIEGVTPPYQEYGTPETLSHKDGSFSSHKNLKSPSGYVVRVFQWKSSELFAVLHQFIHTCHELLNGKSDVKKFAGGLSSSLEWIMNHCFSLQDVSSMRHEIKEHFDWDEPGSESEEVGQFSEANKLHLPIEQLSCLPMVAASDGNNNFWEKEERPCAMKDENRAAIDGLVNIEPEKKDLEPQSTTDGDELQKNKLQETGKSAVSLQTELGTSKQFKETVEDQKLIGGDLDRQLMVTKDELNEACKKFSSLEMELENKNDCNALNKEEKQLRPDSVITAASEKLAECQEAILNLGKQLKALASPMEVAIFEKIVTTPTDTDTNTTITATDASALVLPSMNKITNQRSTLLDRMLAEDNAKAMTLTSPKASKDNDAAINPLAIVPGKKGAGGSLWKKFLWSKRKVDSRKHVSHWPLSR; encoded by the exons ATGGATCATAAGACATGGCTTTGGCGGAAGAAATCTTCAGAGAAGATCATTGTTGCAACCGAGAAATCAAATATCTTCACGAGAGGAAATGAAGATGAG ATTGGTCTGCCTGAGAAAGCAGAACTGGAGAGTGAcctgaaaattttaaaacataagcTTTCTTTCATCCTCTCAGATGCTAAAAATGATATTGCAAAGAAACATGAGAAGATGTCACAAGATGCCATTACAG GCTGGGAGACCACGGAAGAAGAAGTAATATCTCTTAAACAAAGATTGGATGAAGCTTTGCAGCAGAGAGTTGCTGAGGAAGAAAGGTTAACTCATTTGGATGCGGCCCTCAAGGAATGTATGCAGCAACTCCGTTTTGTTCGGGAAGAGCAGGAACATAGGATTCATGATGCAGTGATGAAGACAGCAAGGGAATTTGAAAAATCCCAGAAGATTTTAGAAGATAAGTTGTCAGAGGCCAATAAAAGGCTTTCCAAGCAAGGTATTGAGAATACTCAACTTAGCAGGGTTCTGCTTGCAAAGGAAAAGCTAATTGAAGATTTGAATAAGCAAAGAACTCAAGTAGAGATAGATTTTGATTCACTGACTGCTAGATTAGAATTGACAGAGAAAGAAAATTCTTCCTTGAAATATGAGGTTCGGGTGCTTGAGAAGGAGCTTGAAAtcaggagtgaggagagagaatttAGTCGTCGAACAGCAAATGCATCACAGAAGCAACACTTAGAGAGTGCCAAGAAAATTGCAAAATTAGAATCAGAATGTCAAAGGCTGCGTATCCTGGTCAGGAAGCGGTTGCCAGGTCCGGCTGCCTTGGCAAGAATGAAAAATGAAGTTGAAACTATGGGAAGGGACTCGGAAGAAATGATGAGGAGAAAAATGAGCTCTAGTTCCTCTAGCTCAATGGTAATTACTCCTGATACTCCCAGCACAAAGATTAACTTCCTGTCAAAACAACTGCGTTcagcagaagaagaaaacaagactCTCAAAGAGTCTCtcaatagaaaaacaaatgaaCTCCAATGTTCATATGCTCATACAGCTTCTAAATTATCACAAGTTGAGTTGCAGGTTGAAGAATTATCGGAAGGTCCCACACCCATAGAGTCGACAAGGAATAATATTACATCACATGAGCTCTCTCTGCCATTTATGTCTGACATTGGAAGCGATGATAAGATTAGCTGTGCTGAATCCTGGGGCTCTGCTTTGATTTCAGAATTAGAGCACTTTAAGAATGGAAAACAGAAGGGGTCGCCATCAATCTACACTGTTGGAGTTTCAGACATAAATCTGATGGATGACTTTGTTGAAATGGAAAAGTTGGCAATAATTTCTGTTGACAAATCATCTGGAAGTCCTCACATCTCCCATGATGATTCTAATGCACTTATATCATCCTTTGAAACTGAATCGAGTGGGCGTTCCTCGGAGGCAAAGGGTAGGCAAATAGTTCCAGTGTCTGAATGTCAGTCTGGAAACCAGGAGACCAAGCCCAATAATTTAATTGGTAAAATCCCTGGTTGGCTTCAGGATATTGTGAAATTGATTCTGGATCAAAACTCTGTCAGTAGAAGAACACCTGATGAAATACTTGAGGATATCAGAGCAGCTTTGGAAGATATAAATGATCACGGCCTTGGTGATGTTGTTGATAGGGAGAACATAGAACGTCCTGATGCCTCAAAACCTACTCATCTTGTTAGCTGCATTTCACGGGAACAAATTGATAATTCCGTTGCGGCAGACAATTCTAGTGAAGTAACCAATGTTGGCTTCTCAGTGGCAGAGAAGAGCAACCAACTATCTCGATCAGATTTTGAAAAATCAATTAGCAAGATAATTGAGATCATTGAAGGAGTCACTCCACCATATCAAGAATATGGCACCCCAGAGACCTTATCTCACAAGGATGGAAGTTTTTCCTCACATAAGAACTTGAAGTCACCTTCAGGCTATGTGGTTCGTGTTTTCCAATGGAAATCTTCCGAACTTTTTGCTGTACTGCACCAATTTATTCATACTTGCCACGAGTTGTTGAATGGAAAGTCTGATGTCAAGAAATTCGCAGGGGGTTTATCTTCCTCTTTGGAGTGGATTATGAACCACTGCTTTTCCCTTCAAGATGTTTCAAGCATGAGGCATGAGATTAAGGAACATTTTGATTGGGATGAGCCAGGAAGTGAAAGTGAAGAAGTTGGTCAATTTTCAGAAGCAAATAAGTTACACCTTCCCATAGAGCAATTGTCTTGTCTGCCAATGGTTGCAGCCTCAGATGGGAATAATAATTTTTGGGAAAAGGAAGAGCGCCCGTGTGCTATGAAAGATGAAAATAGAGCAGCGATAGATGGGTTGGTCAATATAGAACCTGAAAAGAAAGACTTGGAACCCCAATCAACCACTGACGGGGATGAGCTCCAGAAGAATAAACTTCAGGAGACAGGGAAAAGCGCTGTCAGCTTGCAAACAGAGTTAGGTACTTCAAAGCAATTTAAGGAAACAGTTGAGGATCAAAAGTTGATTGGTGGAGATCTTGACAGGCAACTTATGGTGACCAAAGATGAATTGAACGAGGCTTGCAAAAAGTTTTCATCTCTGGAAATGGAACTAGAGAACAAAAATGATTGCAATGCACTCAACAAGGAAGAAAAACAACTCCGGCCA GATTCGGTGATCACTGCAGCTTCCGAGAAGTTGGCTGAGTGCCAAGAGGCTATTCTAAACCTAGGGAAGCAACTAAAGGCTTTGGCTTCGCCTATGGAAGTAGCCATTTTTGAGAAGATTGTGACTACCCCGACTGACACAGACACCAACACCACCATCACTGCAACCGATGCCTCAGCCTTAGTCCTCCCCTCTATGAACAAGATTACAAACCAAAGATCCACTCTCTTGGATCGGATGCTAGCTGAAGATAATGCTAAAGCTATGACCCTTACATCCCCTAAAGCCAGCAAAGACAATGATGCTGCAATTAATCCTTTGGCCATTGTACCCGGCAAGAAAGGGGCCGGAGGGAGTTTGTGGAAAAAGTTCTTATGGAGTAAGAGGAAAGTAGACAGCAGAAAACACGTCTCCCATTGGCCGCTTAGCAGATAA